The Desulfotignum phosphitoxidans DSM 13687 DNA segment GGGAACTGATGTAGTCGGAAAAAATAAAAGCCAGATCGATCGCTTCCGTCTGAAGTTCATTTTCGATATTGTTTTCCAGACAGTTGCTGATATCAAACTGAACGGCTGGATACTGTGCCAGCGTTTTTTTAATGAGGTCGGGAAAATAACAGTCAATAATTGCTTCCGGCCCTCTCACGCAAATCGTTTTCTGGGGCGTTTTTTTCCCTGTGATGTCATCAATGGCCTCCTGCTCCATGGAAAGCAGTTTATTGGCATATCCGACCATTTTTTCACCGGCCGTGGTCAACTGCACTTTTTTCCCCATGCGTTTGAAAAAAAAGGCGCCCATTTCATCTTCCAGGGATTTGATCTGGTTTGATACCGTGGATTGCGCACAATTTAAATACCTGGCCGCCTGGTTGAAATTTAAAAAAGCCGCCACGGTTTTGAATGTCTTCAGCTTATATAAATCCATTGCCACCTATATTTTAATCGTATTTTTCGATTATACATATCATTATTTATCGTTGGACGCATCTGAAAAAATGCATTAATCCATTTAAACGATAGAAATCAGAACACCACTGATTCGACAGCACGATTAAAAAACACCAAACATAGCCTGAAAGACCACAACAAACAATGAATATCACAGTCATTCTGGGTCTGGCCGGCACAGTCATCGGACTGGTCCGGGCCCTGCCGCAGCTTGTCAGGCTGTTGCGCTCAAGACAGGCCTTAGGGGTTTCCGTTGACACGGCCTTGACCAGTGCCATCGTCAGTTTCGGCTGGGCCGCCTACGGGGTTTTGACAAACCAGCCCTATGTGACCCTGGCCACGGGCGCATCCGCCGCTGTTTTTTTTGTGATCACGATATCTGCCTTGAAATTCGGGCGCAACATCAAAGAATTCCGGATTGCCCCGGTCTGGTTTGTTGCGCTGTGTGTTGCGTTTCTGATCAAGGGACAGGCGGGTCTTGGCATCATCTTGCCCATCAGTATTCTGGTGTCCAACATTCCTCAGATATGCGTGGCAGCCAGGGAAGAAGACCTGACGGACCTGTCTTTTGGGACATGGGTGCTGTCCATGTCGGACGGGTTGGTGTGGGGATTGTATTCCGTGATTGAGCAGGATTATTCCATCATGGTTTTTGCATTGTTTCAGCTGATGACAAGCGGAGCGATCGTTTTTTTGAAATTTTTGAACCAGAAGAAACATCACGCCGAGGTCTGAAAAATGCCATGACCGCCAGCAGCCGCGACCGTGATACCAGTGTTATTAGGGCACTTCAGGTATCACTATGGGCGATAAGGAATGAATCGGATCATCAGGTCGCTGTTTACGCTTTTTGCCACAAGTAGCAAAACGCGTAAACAGCGATTTATGGCAGGATTTTGCCATCCAGAAAATGGCGAAAAAGCACGGTTGGCCTGAATCTCTGGTTTAATTACAGCCGCTGGTAAATGCAAATGATTTTGACCGGTTCAAGGCACTTTCCCTGCTGATCACTGGTGAATCCCCGTGATCGGAACAGGTCTGTTGCAACATAATTGCAAATTGCTTGTGCTTTGGCAGACTTCGTGATATCGAAACAATGGTTGAGTTTTTATGGTGTTACAACTTGTTGCAATATCCTAAAATCTCAATTTGTTAGCACCGCGATTAGGTGTTTTCCCCTATAGCAATTAGGTATTTTCTCTAATTGACATGAAGGTGTTTCATTGATAGGGCTTTCATGATTCGGTAAATATGGTGGTTTTTTTGAGAGTAATGAGTGCAAACCTTGCTGTAAAAAAAAGATCTGGTGCAGATGTAAAAGCTAAGAATAGGTGTTGGGATAAACTCTTAAAAAATGCTGAGAAAATGGGTTATTCTGAAGTTGAAAAATTAGTTAAATCCAAAAGAAAGAATCTATGAGCTATGTGACCAAATTAGTAACACTTTAACAATAGGAACAAAAACCATGGCTACCAAAAAAGAATGGGTTTATCGAGCGCTATTCGCCTCGGGTGGATTTCTTATGGGAAGATTATGGAATAACAATCGCGATACGTCAATAACAACAAAAGAAAAATCTGTTGAAGAATATTGGGATAGTGAACTCAATAAATTTGATGAAGTTACTGTATTTGAATCCCTCGTCTATATTATATCGGGATATTATAAGCTTATTACTTATATTGTCGAAAACAAAGAAATTATTCTTCAAACTCGAGACAAGTTAAAAAATGATTCAGAACTATCTTCTCAAATAAACCAATTAGAGTCAGAGTGTCCAAGCTTTTTTTATTACTTAAGCACATATGATATTTCTAAGCTTAACACTACCATAGAAGAAATCCACACCACGGTGAAATTACCTGATAATTTACAGAAATATTCGTTCAAATTAAAAAAAGATTATTTATTAAAATTGTCTGCACCAAAAGACAAACATAGCAAGTTTTGTAACATTTTCCTGTCTTCATTTGCGTATAATTATATTCGGAATATAGAAGGAGTGTGTCATACTGTTTCTGACATAGTTTTTGAGGCCTTAGATGGTGATGATTCAGGCCAACTGTTTGAAATGGATTTATTAGAGTTTATTGATTATGTAAAACGATTTTTATTATTAGCCCGGCCACTAATAAAAATCATAATCAAAGATTCCACTAAAGTGTTATCAAGAGATAATGATAGTCCAGATGAATGGGGGTTTCTTTCAAAACCCTTTACGTCTTTAGATAGAGATGGGTGGGAGTTAAGTTGTCCAAGATGCAAGAGTAGTAACTCTTGGACTGGAAGGATTTGTCTAAATAATTTATGTAGATTTCCCCTCAGACGTCCTTCAATATTCTAACGTGGGTAACCCGTAACCCGTAACCCAATTGCCCTCCTCACTTTCTTGTTTTTTTTGACAGAAACTGAGGAGTAAGGCACTGATCCCGCAGGTAAAAATCTGCTTGAATGACATGCACAGATCGGACAAGAAGAAGGATCGCCATCAAACAATTCAGCCACATTGCCACTATCCCTCTGGCGGCATGAGGTATGCGGGTAGTCCCGGTATGTGATGATCCTGAATTTCTATTATAAGGATTTGAAGTGGATGGCATTCCAGGTCTCGACAACCAAGGAAATTCTCCGGGACAGGTTCAAATATTTGGGAATTATTCTAATATAATGAGCCCATCCCGAATTCAACCATAATTATCCAATACCAGAAATTTTCCATGGCCTTTTTATAAAGGATACCAACAGTATTCTAAATTTACCAGCAGGGTTATTCCCTCTCGAAAAAAAGTTTAGAACATATGCCGGTAATCAGTACCGCCTTCTGGAAAAGACGCAATCTGTGTGCATGTCTCGGAAAAATTTTGAGATTGGCTGGAGGCTCAGGTAAAGATTGGCGGGTGAATATGTCAGGATGGTCGGTTTGTTTTTTCCCGGTGAATCCCTCTATCTTTGCGGGATACCACCATGTATCATTTGATGATTGTCAGAAGTGCAAATTTTTGCATTTCTGACAATCCTGTTTTCATCAACCATCTGATAAGGCTGGAAACAGTTGATATAAGGGAGTTTTCGATAGAAGTAAGCCTTGGCCATTTTTTTGACGGGCTGGCAAAATAACCCATGCCTTGGGTGGATGAAAAAATATCAGTGGGATCATGTTTCATAAACCTTTTCGAAAAACCTGAAATCACTTGACTGGCGGTGATTTGGGAGTGTCTATTCTAAAATCTGTTTTTGAAAGTATCAGAAATGCAAAATTTTGTATTTCTGATAAGTTTGTTTTGCAATGGTACTGAAAAGGATGCCAATTGGGGACATGCGATTGGTCAGGCTTTGTGACTGTACCGATAATGCCCCCTTTCAAGGATCCTTTGCATGATTTTTCTGAGGCTGAATAAAAATTATGATACCAATAAAATACCAGACTGAATTACAAACCATTTGGAAAACACAGGAATTTAAAAAACTGCCGCCTCTGGAGTAACGCAAAAGATGCAGATACCAAAAATATTACATGTTGCCGCGTCAGATCATAAACTGCTCACCATCGTTTTCACAAATGGCGAAAAAAAAATATATGATGTCAGTAGACTATGGGATAATGAAATGTTTGCGCCGTTGAAAAATCCTTCTTTTTTTAAAAATGTCAAAGTTGAAACAGGGGGCTACGCTGTTTATTGGAATGACAATATTGATATCAGTGAATATGAACTTTGGAAAAACGGAAAGAATTCCCAGTAGCTCACACTCAGCCTGCCGGGTTCCATGGCAATCCGCCAGGGGTTATTGGCGAAGGGCCTCAAGTATGTCCAGCGAAGGCTTGCCGTCCGCCGGCATACCCATCTCTTTTTGAAAGATTCGGATGGCCGCTCTGGTCGCTTCGCCAAGCAGACCGTCAATCTCTCCGGAATAATACCCTTTTTTTTGGAGCAGGGCCTGAAGGAGGAACTTTTCCTCCCCGTTCAAGCTTCCCGGCGGCCGGGGCCAGGGCTGCACCAGCCCCTTGCTGCCGGCCAGCCGGTCGGCGAGCAGTCCTACGGCCAGGGCATAGGCATCGGCGTTGTTGTAGCGCTTGAGGACAAAAAAATTTTTCAACACCAAAAATGCCGGTCCTTTTTTGCCTGCCGGAAGTTTAAGCACGGCCCGATCATCCGGGCGGGGGAAGGTTCTTCCACGGGTTCGGGAAAACCCCGCCTTTTGCCAGTCGGCGAGAATTCTGGTTTCGTTGAGCCAACGCGCTCCACCGGCCGGGAGGACCACCTCGTACCCCCAGGTTTTGCCGCTTAGCCAGCCATTGCGGTGAAGCAGGTTGGCGGCCGTGGCCAAAGCATCGGGCACGGAGTTCCAGATATCGCG contains these protein-coding regions:
- a CDS encoding LysR family transcriptional regulator: MDLYKLKTFKTVAAFLNFNQAARYLNCAQSTVSNQIKSLEDEMGAFFFKRMGKKVQLTTAGEKMVGYANKLLSMEQEAIDDITGKKTPQKTICVRGPEAIIDCYFPDLIKKTLAQYPAVQFDISNCLENNIENELQTEAIDLAFIFSDYISSPRLITEKIFTETLIMAALPTHPLAGKPTVDAKDLHAETLLFLKTGCGYGLPFRQLLNTHMVKPACIIEITSVEAIKECVKKGIGLTILPKNSIQNELQNRELVPLNWAKDLTTPVLMVWHKNKKITGVLENFMHLAMQLRSKRP
- a CDS encoding PQ-loop repeat-containing protein, coding for MNITVILGLAGTVIGLVRALPQLVRLLRSRQALGVSVDTALTSAIVSFGWAAYGVLTNQPYVTLATGASAAVFFVITISALKFGRNIKEFRIAPVWFVALCVAFLIKGQAGLGIILPISILVSNIPQICVAAREEDLTDLSFGTWVLSMSDGLVWGLYSVIEQDYSIMVFALFQLMTSGAIVFLKFLNQKKHHAEV
- a CDS encoding DUF2442 domain-containing protein, whose amino-acid sequence is MQIPKILHVAASDHKLLTIVFTNGEKKIYDVSRLWDNEMFAPLKNPSFFKNVKVETGGYAVYWNDNIDISEYELWKNGKNSQ